A genomic region of Danio aesculapii chromosome 21, fDanAes4.1, whole genome shotgun sequence contains the following coding sequences:
- the LOC130214764 gene encoding olfactory receptor 146-like — MDNLTFTNSILLVEGLKVTPQSSQPVFIMFLLAYVFAMITNAGLIFLISTDKNLHEPMHFLFCNLPLNDIIGTTVVMPRLLQDILRETSERFISYVECVVQAYFVHIFTAACHYVLMIMAFDRYVAICNPLRYTAIMTNKMVIVLSAIAWSLAILLVTIMLGLTIRLSHCRYKIENPFCDNASLFKLSCENVSINNVYGLVYTVVVFIMSALSIFVTYVKIATVCVTSKNKALNSKAIKTCSTHLAVYLIMLISGVTFILLHRFPEYSDNRKLASIMFHVVPPGLNPLVYGLQNKEIRQKVVKLWSRK, encoded by the coding sequence ATGGACAACCTGACATTCACAAACAGCATTCTCCTCGTCGAGGGACTGAAAGTCACACCTCAGTCATCACAACCTGTTTTCATCATGTTTCTCTTGGCTTATGTCTTTGCAATGATAACAAATGCTGGGCTTATATTTCTGATATCAACAGACAAGAATTTGCATGAGCCTATGCATTTTCTGTTCTGTAACTTGCCACTGAATGATATAATTGGGACCACAGTTGTTATGCCACGTTTACTTCAGGACATTTTAAGGGAAACATCTGAACGTTTTATATCATATGTGGAATGTGTTGTTCAAGCTTATTTTGTGCATATATTTACAGCAGCATGTCACTATGTACTGATGATCATGGCCTTTGACAGATATGTAGCTATATGTAATCCTCTGAGATATACAGCTATAATGACCAATAAAATGGTCATTGTACTCTCAGCAATTGCTTGGAGCTTGGCCATTCTTTTGGTGACGATTATGTTAGGCCTCACTATACGTCTGTCACATTGTAGGTATAAAATTGAAAACCCTTTCTGTGACAATGCCTCATTGTTTAAACTGTCCTGTGAAAATGTGTCAATTAATAATGTTTATGGACTTGTTTATACTGTGGTTGTATTCATTATGTCAGCATTATCCATATTTGTAACATATGTCAAAATTGCTACTGTATGTGTAACCAGCAAGAACAAAGCCCTCAACAGCAAAGCCATAAAAACCTGCAGCACTCATTTAGCTGTTTACTTAATCATGTTAATTTCTGGAGTCACTTTTATTTTGCTTCACCGTTTTCCTGAATACTCTGACAACAGGAAACTAGCTAGTATAATGTTCCATGTTGTACCACCAGGATTAAATCCTTTAGTATATGGTTTGCAAAACAAGGAGATTAGACAAAAGGTTGTGAAATTATGGAGTAGAAAGTGA